The following are encoded in a window of Solibacillus sp. FSL R7-0668 genomic DNA:
- the dnaA gene encoding chromosomal replication initiator protein DnaA, giving the protein MEHLETLWNTVLAQAEQKISKPSFDTWLKSTKLLAHSGTNVTISAPNSFARDWLEQYYIHMITGILNELTGEDLVIKFVVQKDQIADDFELPPPITQAKSNDHSDNAPGMLNPKYTFDTFVIGSGNRFAHAASLAVAEAPAKAYNPFFIYGGVGLGKTHLMHAIGHYVKEHNPNANVVYLSSEKFTNEFINSIRDNKAIDFRNKYRNVDVLLIDDIQFLAGKESTQEEFFHTFNTLHEESKQIVISSDRPPKEIPTLEDRLRSRFEWGLITDIAPPDLETRIAILRKKAKADGLDIPNEVMLYIANQVDTNIRELEGALIRVVAYSSLVNQDISPELAAEALKDIMPNSKPRMISILDIQTATGEHFNIRLEDFSAKRRTKSIAFPRQVAMFLSRELTDFSLPKIGEEFGGRDHTTVIHAHEKISSLLKTDQQLQQDIKQIRSMLGK; this is encoded by the coding sequence TTGGAACATTTAGAAACTCTATGGAACACGGTACTTGCCCAAGCTGAACAAAAAATTTCAAAACCGAGCTTCGATACGTGGCTAAAATCGACAAAATTACTTGCGCATAGCGGCACAAATGTAACGATTTCAGCACCTAACTCCTTTGCCCGTGATTGGCTTGAACAATACTATATTCATATGATTACAGGAATTTTAAACGAGTTAACTGGAGAAGATTTGGTCATTAAATTTGTCGTTCAGAAAGATCAAATCGCAGATGATTTCGAATTACCTCCACCAATTACACAAGCAAAATCAAATGATCATTCAGACAATGCACCAGGTATGCTTAACCCAAAATACACATTTGACACATTCGTAATTGGTTCAGGAAACCGCTTCGCACATGCTGCGAGCTTAGCAGTTGCAGAAGCACCAGCAAAAGCATATAACCCCTTCTTCATCTATGGGGGCGTTGGATTAGGAAAGACACACTTAATGCACGCAATTGGTCACTATGTGAAAGAACATAACCCAAATGCCAATGTCGTGTATCTGTCATCTGAAAAATTCACAAATGAGTTCATCAACTCCATTCGTGACAATAAAGCCATCGATTTCCGCAATAAATACCGAAATGTCGATGTTTTATTAATTGATGACATTCAATTTTTAGCAGGGAAAGAATCAACGCAAGAGGAATTTTTCCATACATTTAATACATTGCATGAAGAATCAAAGCAAATTGTCATTTCAAGTGACCGTCCGCCTAAGGAAATCCCTACATTAGAGGATCGTTTACGTTCACGCTTTGAATGGGGCTTAATTACAGATATCGCACCGCCTGATTTAGAAACACGTATTGCCATTCTACGCAAAAAGGCAAAGGCAGATGGCTTAGATATCCCTAATGAGGTCATGTTGTATATCGCAAATCAGGTGGATACGAACATTCGTGAATTAGAAGGGGCATTAATTCGTGTCGTTGCATACTCATCTTTAGTAAATCAAGATATATCTCCAGAGCTTGCTGCTGAAGCATTAAAAGATATTATGCCTAACTCCAAACCGCGCATGATTTCGATTTTAGATATTCAAACGGCAACTGGAGAGCATTTTAATATTCGTTTAGAGGATTTTTCTGCAAAACGTCGAACAAAGTCCATTGCCTTCCCACGTCAAGTGGCTATGTTCTTATCACGTGAGCTGACAGACTTCTCCTTACCTAAAATTGGTGAGGAATTTGGTGGTCGCGATCATACAACGGTTATCCATGCGCATGAAAAAATTTCTTCGTTACTTAAAACAGATCAACAATTACAGCAAGATATTAAACAAATTCGCAGTATGCTAGGTAAATAA
- the dnaN gene encoding DNA polymerase III subunit beta, translating to MKFDILRDRLLDGLNDVMKAVSSKTTIPILTGIKIDVTNEGISLTGSDADITIQTFIPAEEDGQQIINITQTGSIVLQARMFNEIIRKLPTNEVEIEVTNGFATIIRSGKSEFNLIGLDSTEYPQLPEVAADKQFAIPADLLKSIIRETVFAVATSESRPVLTGVNWKVEGDELICVATDSHRLARRKVNLENLPTDVTSVVIPGKSLTELSKILDDTNNPVQIVLTNQQVLFKTDDVLFFSRLLEGNYPDTSRLIPDDFKTTITINGKFLLQAIDRASLLAREDRNNVVRFETLENQTIEISSNSPEIGKVEEQIQVENLEGETLKISFSAKYMMEALKAIDGQDVVIEFTGAMRPFILRSALDDAILQLILPVRTY from the coding sequence ATGAAATTTGATATTTTACGTGATCGTTTATTAGATGGTTTAAACGATGTCATGAAAGCAGTAAGTTCAAAAACAACGATTCCCATTTTAACTGGAATTAAGATTGATGTAACAAACGAAGGAATCAGTTTAACAGGTAGTGATGCAGATATTACGATTCAAACATTCATTCCTGCAGAAGAAGATGGTCAACAAATCATTAATATTACACAAACCGGCTCTATCGTTTTACAAGCCCGTATGTTCAATGAAATTATTCGTAAATTACCAACAAACGAAGTAGAAATCGAAGTTACAAATGGCTTTGCAACAATTATTCGCTCTGGTAAATCTGAATTTAATTTAATTGGCTTAGATTCAACTGAATATCCACAGCTTCCTGAAGTAGCTGCAGATAAGCAATTCGCGATTCCTGCGGACCTTTTAAAATCAATTATTCGTGAAACAGTATTTGCAGTTGCTACTTCAGAAAGTCGCCCCGTGTTGACAGGTGTCAACTGGAAAGTAGAAGGCGATGAATTAATATGCGTTGCAACGGATAGTCACCGTCTTGCTCGACGCAAAGTAAATCTTGAAAATTTACCAACAGATGTGACTTCAGTTGTTATTCCAGGGAAAAGTTTAACTGAATTAAGCAAAATTTTAGATGATACAAATAATCCAGTTCAAATCGTATTAACGAACCAACAAGTATTATTTAAAACAGATGATGTCTTATTCTTCTCACGCTTATTAGAAGGAAATTATCCGGATACATCTCGTTTAATTCCAGATGATTTCAAAACAACAATTACGATTAACGGTAAATTTTTATTACAAGCAATCGATCGTGCTTCACTTTTAGCACGTGAAGACCGTAATAATGTCGTTCGTTTTGAAACATTAGAAAATCAAACAATTGAAATTTCATCGAATTCTCCTGAAATCGGGAAAGTAGAAGAACAAATTCAAGTAGAAAATCTTGAAGGGGAAACATTGAAGATTTCATTCAGCGCGAAATATATGATGGAGGCATTAAAGGCAATCGATGGTCAAGATGTTGTCATTGAGTTTACCGGAGCTATGCGACCATTCATCTTACGCTCTGCTCTAGACGATGCCATTTTACAATTAATTTTACCTGTACGTACTTACTAA
- the yaaA gene encoding S4 domain-containing protein YaaA, whose amino-acid sequence MNELVIDTEFITLGQALKMTDAISSGGMAKWFLSEHEVFVNGEVEDRRGKKLRHGDVVNIPGVGRFKIVDAFIANGEM is encoded by the coding sequence TTGAATGAATTAGTAATTGATACAGAATTTATTACGCTTGGTCAAGCTTTAAAAATGACAGATGCCATTAGTTCTGGTGGGATGGCCAAGTGGTTTTTAAGTGAACATGAAGTATTTGTGAATGGTGAAGTGGAAGATCGCCGAGGGAAAAAATTACGTCATGGTGATGTTGTTAACATTCCAGGGGTTGGTCGATTTAAGATTGTTGATGCATTTATTGCAAATGGAGAAATGTAA